From Paenibacillus sp. PvR098:
ATCGTCGAAAAAGAGATGTATACGTTCCTGGATAAGGGCGAACGGAGCATCTCACTCCGTCCCGAAGGCACGGCGGGCGTCGTACGCTCTTATGTCGAGAATAAGCTTTACGGCGAACCGGATGTCAGCAAGCTGTATTATATCGGACCAATGTTCCGCTATGAACAGCCGCAGGCCGGACGTTACCGCCAGTTCCACCAATTTGGTATCGAGGCGTTCGGTTCCGTTGATCCCGGATTGGACGCGGAGGTTATTGCGCTCGGCTATACGTTCTATAAAGAACTGGGGCTCAAAGAGGTAACGGTGGAGGTCAATTCTGTCGGAAATCCGGCGGTACGGGAAGCATATCGAGAGCATGTGCAGCGTTTCTTCGCGCCGGTGAAGGATCAACTGTGTAAAGACTGCCAGTCTCGTTACGACCGCAACCCAATGAGGATTCTGGATTGCAAGATCGATCAGAAGTACTGTGAAGGCGCGCCAACGATTCTCGAGCATCTGGATGAGGAGTGCTCCGTGCATTTTCAGGCGGTGCAGGATCATCTTCAGGCGATGGACATTCCATTCCGCATTAATCCACGCCTGGTCAGAGGCCTGGACTACTACACGCATACCGCGTTTGAGTACAAAGCTGCGGGTATCGGCTCTATCGACACGATCGGTGGAGGCGGCCGTTACAACGGCCTCGTAGGCCAGATCGGCGGAACCGATCAGCCCGGCGTAGGTCTCGGTCTCGGGATGGAGCGCATCCTGCTCGTGCTGCAGGCGCAAGGAGTCGATATCCCGTCGGCAAAACCGCTTGACGTGTATGTAGTTGGCCTCGGCGAGGCGGCGGAGAAGGAATGCGTCAAGCTGCTGCAAAGCCTGCGCCTCGCAGGGCTGACGGCAGAGAAGGATTACCTTGGTCGAAAGATCAAGGCAAAAATGAAATCGGCCGATCGGTATAACGCGGTCTATGTAGCTATTCTGGGAGACGATGAGCTTGCCCGCGGTGAAATCACCGTGAAGGCAATGGCTACCGGAGAACAAGAAACACTGCCGCTTTCCGGCCTTGTGCAAACGATGCAGAGCCGGAT
This genomic window contains:
- the hisS gene encoding histidine--tRNA ligase; the encoded protein is MSIQKPKGTQDLLPGEIEKWQYIESKARDLCLRFNYREIRTPIFEHTELFKRGVGETTDIVEKEMYTFLDKGERSISLRPEGTAGVVRSYVENKLYGEPDVSKLYYIGPMFRYEQPQAGRYRQFHQFGIEAFGSVDPGLDAEVIALGYTFYKELGLKEVTVEVNSVGNPAVREAYREHVQRFFAPVKDQLCKDCQSRYDRNPMRILDCKIDQKYCEGAPTILEHLDEECSVHFQAVQDHLQAMDIPFRINPRLVRGLDYYTHTAFEYKAAGIGSIDTIGGGGRYNGLVGQIGGTDQPGVGLGLGMERILLVLQAQGVDIPSAKPLDVYVVGLGEAAEKECVKLLQSLRLAGLTAEKDYLGRKIKAKMKSADRYNAVYVAILGDDELARGEITVKAMATGEQETLPLSGLVQTMQSRIRNV